One window of Amphiura filiformis unplaced genomic scaffold, Afil_fr2py scaffold_87, whole genome shotgun sequence genomic DNA carries:
- the LOC140144851 gene encoding uncharacterized protein, producing MEGEREEDIVSDMGCHFTWPEMKRIDRMDLDTEHKVLEGESTDFKSLPTRTISMINLLGFIEYSLNEQQKGINRFENVLKMDPSNVNALSCLAIIHRRHGLLSTYQEYASRLQRVLCANNPRTLARAFADRAFATKQFQQHERRFTYMPYLVKAVEKGKRMPDDLEKAEWHYEYALCLARRDAQHVMCKASPSQIDSVVRDAVLSFYKVTQLTDKDHPYLALAWANLGNILQRLQSRTFESILPSETSLHGMTAHDCFSKALSVSADNPDVLGIVGAAYAKECRHKEALDLLHRSLQLQQTQNAHRCCGLIYMQMWKMKKGDSNYSKALESFSDCTVDGVQADEKKNRVDQNGLSKNVSQLRVQIHNYDELGRVDAAIASKITETAESADTNNQDRDEESDTEPTDSGWEQLSLEQTLLFQAKDSFTKAIHINATHADHSDLGFVLHLLGDHHQSIQHYSVAVRCQDGDDFDTSQTHDRWAECLETLKETQGARTQRDIQRQIKASMREQSPDESWRYTHGVNCQGFECDISRFNYCAEERLGFVNVLSEHNTTPVNTNVGFFPTYTREFKYDFFISFAHIDSMWAVAFVYKLEKDFPGIRGRLRYRDYELGAAIADNIVNSVETSHRTLVILSPDSLRDRWCRYEVQRAHMMNLTRPCAIPIMLRACVIPREIEHLSVVKCDQGQIKTDDWCRLGKSLRQSEVDY from the coding sequence ATGGAAGGGGAACGTGAGGAAGACATCGTAAGTGATATGGGGTGCCATTTTACCTGGCCTGAAATGAAACGAATTGATAGGATGGATTTGGACACAGAGCATAAGGTTCTTGAAGGAGAGAGCACCGATTTCAAGTCACTCCCAACAAGAACGATTTCAATGATTAATTTACTCGGGTTTATTGAATATTCACTAAATGAACAACAAAAGGGTATCAAcagatttgaaaatgttctgaagaTGGACCCCAGTAATGTAAATGCTTTGAGCTGTTTAGCAATCATTCACAGACGCCACGGATTGCTGAGTACATATCAGGAATATGCGTCAAGATTACAACGTGTTTTGTGTGCAAACAATCCTAGAACCTTGGCACGAGCCTTCGCTGACAGAGCCTTTGCCACGAAGCAGTTTCAGCAACATGAGAGACGCTTCACATACATGCCATACCTTGTCAAAGCAGTGGAAAAGGGTAAGAGAATGCCAGATGATCTAGAGAAGGCGGAATGGCATTATGAATATGCACTGTGTTTAGCTAGAAGAGATGCACAGCATGTGATGTGTAAAGCAAGTCCTTCGCAGATTGATAGCGTTGTACGCGATGCGGTGCTTAGTTTTTACAAGGTCACTCAACTTACTGATAAAGATCATCCCTACTTAGCGCTTGCTTGGGCAAACTTGGGAAACATTTTACAAAGGCTGCAAAGTAGAACATTTGAGTCAATTCTTCCAAGTGAAACATCACTTCATGGTATGACTGCGCATGATTGCTTTAGCAAGGCGTTATCGGTGTCTGCGGACAATCCAGATGTCTTGGGTATCGTCGGTGCTGCTTATGCCAAGGAGTGTAGACATAAAGAAGCGTTGGATTTGTTGCATCGGTCTTTACAATTGCAACAAACGCAGAATGCGCATAGATGTTGTGGTTTGATATATATGCAGATGTGGAAAATGAAGAAAGGCGACTCGAATTATTCCAAAGCTTTGGAAAGTTTTTCGGATTGCACTGTTGATGGAGTACAGGCAGACGAGAAGAAGAATCGCGTGGATCAAAATGGTCTCAGCAAGAACGTAAGCCAGTTACGAGTTCAAATACACAATTATGACGAATTGGGACGTGTTGACGCCGCTATTGCTTCCAAAATAACTGAAACCGCTGAGTCAGCTGATACGAATAACCAGGACCGCGATGAAGAGTCGGATACAGAACCAACTGATTCAGGATGGGAACAGCTTTCTCTTGAACAGACACTCCTGTTTCAAGCAAAGGATTCCTTTACGAAAGCTATTCATATAAATGCCACTCACGCAGATCACTCCGATTTAGGATTTGTTCTACATCTCCTGGGCGATCATCACCAAAGTATTCAGCATTACAGTGTCGCTGTGAGATGCCAAGATGGCGATGATTTCGATACGTCCCAGACACACGATCGTTGGGCGGAATGTCTGGAAACTTTAAAAGAAACGCAAGGAGCGCGTACTCAGCGAGATATACAGCGTCAGATTAAAGCGAGTATGAGAGAACAGTCTCCAGATGAATCTTGGCGGTATACGCATGGAGTAAATTGTCAGGGATTTGAATGCGATATTTCGCGGTTTAACTATTGCGCTGAAGAACGTCTAGGTTTTGTTAATGTCTTATCAGAACATAATACCACTCCAGTAAATACGAACGTTGGATTTTTCCCAACATATACAAGAGAATTCAAGTATGATTTCTTCATCTCTTTCGCTCATATTGATTCTATGTGGGCTGTAGCATTTGTGTACAAGCTTGAAAAAGACTTTCCGGGAATTCGCGGGCGACTACGCTATAGGGACTATGAACTAGGTGCAGCAATAGCTGATAACATCGTTAACAGCGTGGAAACTTCCCATCGTACATTAGTCATACTAAGTCCGGATTCTCTTCGTGATCGCTGGTGTCGATATGAAGTCCAACGCGCTCATATGATGAACCTCACAAGACCGTGTGCTATTCCAATCATGCTTCGGGCATGTGTAATACCAAGAGAAATTGAACATCTAAGCGTGGTTAAATGTGACCAAGGACAGATCAAAACAGATGACTGGTGTAGACTTGGTAAATCACTGAGACAGTCTGAGGTTGACTATTAG